One part of the Gemmatimonadota bacterium genome encodes these proteins:
- a CDS encoding monooxygenase gives AMEDALGLANALEASSNDIPASLAAFEAEGRPRKQRLMVAGKLSYEWYERFPQKLDMPILDFILDFMDRTGRMPRNRLRRFAPNLAEAVEAREASRQREV, from the coding sequence GCGATGGAAGACGCGCTGGGCCTTGCGAACGCGCTTGAAGCGTCTTCGAATGACATTCCCGCGTCACTGGCGGCATTCGAAGCGGAGGGCAGGCCGAGAAAACAGAGACTGATGGTTGCCGGCAAGCTGAGCTACGAGTGGTACGAGAGGTTTCCGCAGAAGCTCGACATGCCCATTCTCGACTTCATTCTCGACTTCATGGACCGCACGGGGCGCATGCCGCGCAACCGCCTGCGCAGGTTCGCGCCCAATCTCGCGGAAGCCGTCGAGGCACGGGAGGCGTCGCGACAGCGGGAGGTCTGA
- a CDS encoding LysR family transcriptional regulator, with the protein MYVLRELLKEPNTTKVGEKLNLTQSAVSASLGRLRWAFEDELFVRSGRAMVPTRRAEGLLEPVEEIIQRIESLIEEVHFEPEKLQRHFTVATTDFLLQRVAGPIIAQIHPVAPYTRVIFTQLASDTRDRIRSSHLDLMIAPFIGAFRELEQVSFQTLYTDRLIVAVWAGSRKYGDSITEQQLLEATHLEFNPGMVGGLKSVAEFTTLTTLLYALRHSDVISIMPGKVVEVLGGDAHVKAIELPYDVPEFDVGLMWNRSFDNDPEHQWFRTMVEAALEDI; encoded by the coding sequence CTGTACGTTCTGCGGGAACTGCTGAAAGAGCCGAATACCACGAAGGTCGGCGAGAAGCTGAACCTGACCCAGTCTGCGGTAAGCGCCTCCCTGGGCCGGTTGCGCTGGGCTTTCGAGGACGAGCTGTTCGTGCGCTCCGGGCGCGCCATGGTACCCACCCGGCGCGCGGAAGGATTGCTCGAACCTGTGGAGGAAATCATCCAGCGCATCGAAAGCCTCATCGAAGAGGTGCATTTCGAACCGGAGAAACTGCAACGTCACTTTACCGTCGCGACGACGGATTTCCTCCTGCAGAGAGTCGCCGGGCCGATCATTGCGCAGATTCACCCCGTGGCGCCGTACACGCGGGTGATCTTTACCCAGCTCGCCTCGGACACCCGGGACCGGATCCGTTCGAGCCACCTCGACCTGATGATCGCACCGTTCATCGGCGCGTTTCGCGAACTGGAGCAGGTGAGTTTCCAGACGCTCTATACCGACCGCCTGATCGTGGCGGTATGGGCGGGATCGCGGAAGTACGGCGATTCGATCACCGAGCAGCAGTTGCTGGAGGCGACACACCTGGAATTCAACCCGGGGATGGTCGGCGGGCTGAAATCCGTTGCGGAGTTCACCACGCTGACGACGCTGCTCTATGCGCTACGCCATTCCGACGTGATTTCCATCATGCCCGGGAAAGTGGTGGAAGTTCTGGGTGGCGACGCGCATGTCAAAGCGATTGAGCTGCCTTACGACGTGCCGGAATTCGACGTGGGGCTCATGTGGAACCGTTCCTTCGACAACGACCCGGAACACCAGTGGTTTCGCACGATGGTCGAGGCCGCTCTCGAGGACATCTGA